Proteins found in one Haloferax litoreum genomic segment:
- a CDS encoding MutS-related protein: MDFETIPGVGEKTAAALSELDDAERALTEGDVVALARAPGLTEGRAAAIARGAIRRDHDDTGDFLATDRAREIYRDALGLLQSRTVTTYAEKRLETLFPTGSESRIEEVRDFAASATDLNPDPDVLAALSGVEPLTDPRTRRVRERCIATADAERYAEAKAVFPELSIEVVEDARGIGELARSYSTVVVLDESFAGIDVEGDVRVLPDAAERTDEVVPERLLAFFAENREALEAAAEVHEVADIDPPCDVDALRDALSRLDDDGTIVGDDELQRLSNAVDDIDTAVSTAESVANDHLRDVIRERDVTIEGTDFLSLVEQGARVDSLLSRELEDEFDEALAAARDHFVDALALHPGEADLTERIFPEDPSFPLGHDEEAVGRLRTELKAARDRRAAKLKADLASDLGELRDPVETLVRDALELDVRLAVSRFARDFDCVFPEFTGAAGDDGTGSFTIEAGRSPLLDVDFEDVDPVDYEVSGVTLLSGVNSGGKTSTLDLVALVVVLAHMGLPVPAESVRLSRFSELHYYAKSQGTLDAGAFESTLRDFAALTDGAADRLVLVDELESITEPGASAKIIAGILEELSEQGAAAVFVSHLAGGIREAADVDVAVDGIEAVGLEDGELVVNRSPVKDHLARSTPELIVEKLAGESETSFYGRLLEKF; the protein is encoded by the coding sequence ATGGACTTCGAGACCATCCCCGGCGTCGGCGAGAAGACGGCGGCCGCACTCTCGGAACTCGACGACGCCGAACGAGCGCTCACAGAGGGGGACGTAGTCGCACTCGCGCGAGCGCCGGGTCTCACGGAGGGCAGGGCCGCGGCCATCGCCCGCGGGGCGATTCGGCGTGACCACGACGACACTGGTGACTTCCTCGCCACCGACCGTGCGCGGGAGATTTACCGCGACGCACTCGGCCTCTTGCAGTCGCGCACCGTCACCACGTACGCCGAAAAGCGGTTGGAGACGCTGTTCCCGACTGGGTCGGAGTCACGCATCGAGGAAGTCCGCGACTTCGCCGCCAGCGCGACGGACCTCAACCCAGACCCGGACGTACTCGCGGCACTCTCGGGTGTCGAACCACTGACCGACCCGCGGACGCGCCGGGTCCGCGAGCGGTGTATCGCCACTGCCGACGCCGAGCGTTACGCCGAGGCGAAGGCGGTGTTTCCCGAACTCTCTATCGAAGTCGTCGAAGACGCGCGCGGCATCGGTGAACTCGCCCGTTCGTACTCGACAGTCGTCGTCCTCGACGAGTCGTTCGCCGGCATCGACGTCGAAGGCGACGTGCGCGTCCTCCCGGACGCCGCAGAGCGAACCGACGAAGTCGTTCCCGAGCGATTGCTCGCGTTCTTCGCCGAGAACCGCGAGGCGTTGGAGGCCGCGGCCGAGGTCCACGAAGTCGCTGACATCGACCCGCCGTGCGACGTGGACGCCCTGCGCGATGCACTCTCTCGACTCGACGACGACGGCACTATCGTCGGCGACGACGAACTCCAGCGACTCTCGAACGCCGTCGACGACATCGACACCGCCGTCTCGACTGCCGAATCGGTCGCCAACGACCACCTCCGCGACGTGATTCGGGAACGCGACGTGACCATCGAGGGGACCGACTTCCTTTCGCTCGTCGAACAGGGCGCACGCGTCGATTCGTTGCTCTCGCGGGAACTCGAAGACGAGTTCGACGAAGCACTCGCCGCCGCCCGCGACCACTTCGTCGACGCACTGGCGCTCCACCCCGGCGAGGCCGACCTGACCGAACGCATCTTCCCCGAGGACCCGTCGTTCCCACTCGGTCACGACGAGGAGGCAGTGGGCCGCCTACGGACTGAACTGAAGGCCGCACGTGACCGCAGGGCCGCCAAACTGAAAGCCGACCTCGCGTCGGACCTCGGCGAACTCCGCGACCCGGTGGAGACGCTCGTTCGCGACGCCCTCGAACTCGACGTGCGCCTCGCAGTCTCGCGGTTCGCCCGCGACTTCGACTGCGTCTTCCCCGAGTTCACCGGCGCGGCCGGCGACGACGGCACCGGGTCGTTCACCATCGAGGCAGGACGCTCGCCGCTCCTCGACGTGGACTTCGAGGACGTAGACCCCGTCGACTACGAGGTGTCGGGTGTCACGCTCCTCTCGGGTGTCAACAGCGGTGGGAAGACGTCGACGCTGGACCTCGTGGCACTGGTCGTCGTCCTCGCCCACATGGGACTGCCCGTCCCGGCCGAGTCGGTCCGCCTCTCGCGGTTCTCCGAACTCCACTACTACGCCAAGTCGCAGGGGACGCTCGACGCCGGGGCGTTCGAGAGCACGCTCCGGGACTTCGCCGCACTCACCGACGGTGCGGCGGACCGCCTCGTCCTCGTCGACGAGTTAGAGAGCATCACCGAACCCGGCGCGTCGGCCAAGATTATCGCCGGCATCCTCGAAGAACTCTCCGAGCAGGGTGCGGCGGCGGTGTTCGTCTCCCACCTCGCCGGCGGGATTCGGGAGGCCGCGGACGTCGATGTCGCTGTAGACGGCATCGAAGCAGTCGGCCTCGAAGACGGCGAGCTCGTCGTCAACCGGTCGCCCGTGAAGGACCACTTGGCGCGTTCGACGCCCGAGTTGATTGTCGAGAAGTTGGCCGGCGAGAGTGAGACGAGTTTCTACGGGCGGTTGCTGGAGAAGTTCTAA
- the larE gene encoding ATP-dependent sacrificial sulfur transferase LarE, whose protein sequence is MSERDVTAKADAAREALAERESVLVAFSGGVDSSVVAALAHDALGDDAVACTAKSETLPEAELDDAKRVADEIGIQHIVVEFSELDNPDFVVNDDDRCYHCRTMRLGRMYEAARERGIETVCDGTNASDPGEGHRPGLRAVEELEVISPLLAHGITKDEVRAIADEYDLSVADKPSMACLSSRIPTGLEVTEARLSRVEQAENVLRTWGFEQFRVRDHNGLARIEVAPEELERALDPDFVRAARDHIKDVGFDHVTLDLHGYRTGSVSPAAEGDDDEDEFLVDDVFAQDYPMRK, encoded by the coding sequence ATGAGCGAGCGAGACGTCACGGCGAAGGCAGACGCGGCGCGCGAGGCACTCGCAGAGCGTGAGAGCGTCCTCGTCGCCTTCTCCGGTGGCGTAGACTCCAGTGTGGTCGCCGCACTCGCCCACGACGCCCTCGGGGACGACGCGGTCGCCTGCACGGCAAAGAGCGAGACGCTCCCCGAAGCGGAGTTGGACGACGCCAAACGCGTCGCCGACGAAATCGGCATCCAACACATCGTCGTCGAGTTCTCGGAACTCGACAACCCGGACTTCGTCGTCAACGACGACGACAGGTGTTACCACTGCCGGACGATGCGCCTCGGTCGAATGTACGAGGCCGCACGTGAGCGCGGTATCGAGACAGTCTGCGATGGAACCAACGCGTCGGACCCCGGCGAAGGCCACCGCCCCGGCCTCCGCGCAGTCGAGGAGTTGGAGGTCATCTCTCCACTACTCGCACACGGCATCACGAAAGACGAGGTCCGAGCCATCGCCGACGAGTACGACCTCTCTGTCGCCGATAAACCCTCGATGGCGTGTCTCTCGTCGCGTATCCCGACCGGCCTCGAAGTCACCGAGGCGCGTCTCTCTCGCGTCGAACAGGCGGAGAACGTCCTCCGAACGTGGGGCTTCGAGCAGTTCCGCGTCCGCGACCACAACGGCCTCGCCCGTATCGAAGTCGCCCCCGAAGAGTTAGAACGCGCACTCGACCCAGACTTCGTCCGCGCGGCCCGTGACCACATCAAAGACGTCGGCTTCGACCACGTCACGCTCGACTTACACGGCTACCGCACGGGAAGCGTCAGCCCCGCGGCCGAAGGTGACGACGACGAAGACGAGTTCCTCGTCGACGACGTGTTCGCACAGGACTACCCGATGCGGAAGTAA
- a CDS encoding histidine phosphatase family protein → MATLLLARHGETTWNHAGRVQGWAPTSLTDRGRTQAHALARHVADSYEVDRLVTSDIERAQETARPIAREAGVEPVLDPSWRERDVGSLQGFEFDELVERYPQYVLSAVGTPAARERPPSGESLVEVRRRVLTAHEGLTASMEPDETVLVVTHGTPIRLTLGDLRGLDIVEAMQSQPLDNGGLCELEVERSDDGDDPLVHVVVENETRFLTA, encoded by the coding sequence ATGGCAACCCTCCTTCTCGCCCGTCACGGCGAGACGACGTGGAACCACGCAGGACGTGTGCAGGGGTGGGCCCCAACCTCGCTCACTGACCGTGGTCGCACCCAAGCGCACGCGCTTGCTCGACACGTCGCAGACTCGTACGAGGTCGACCGCCTCGTCACATCGGATATCGAACGCGCCCAAGAGACTGCCCGTCCAATCGCCCGCGAAGCCGGCGTCGAACCGGTCCTCGACCCGTCGTGGCGCGAACGCGACGTCGGGTCGCTCCAGGGGTTCGAGTTCGACGAACTCGTCGAACGGTACCCGCAGTACGTCCTCTCGGCAGTCGGAACCCCCGCGGCGCGTGAGCGTCCGCCGAGCGGTGAGAGCCTCGTCGAGGTTCGCCGCCGTGTCCTCACCGCACACGAAGGACTCACTGCGTCGATGGAACCCGACGAAACTGTCCTCGTCGTCACACACGGGACGCCGATTCGGCTCACACTCGGTGACCTGAGAGGACTCGACATCGTCGAAGCGATGCAGTCACAACCACTCGACAACGGGGGCCTGTGCGAACTCGAAGTCGAACGCAGCGACGACGGTGACGACCCGTTGGTTCACGTCGTCGTCGAGAACGAGACGCGCTTTCTGACGGCGTAA
- a CDS encoding SRPBCC domain-containing protein, which produces MAREITTSIEIDAPPERVWDTLVDFDTYDEWNPFMRIAGRANVGATLVVHLRPPGGRESVFEPDVTKCEKHREFRWLGHLFVPGLFDGEHQFRLEPLDGGTKTRFVHAETFSGILAGLVLRFIGDKTKAGFEAMNEALKVRVESLVAAEEREEAESA; this is translated from the coding sequence ATGGCACGTGAAATCACGACGAGCATCGAAATCGACGCCCCACCGGAACGAGTGTGGGACACACTCGTCGACTTCGACACCTACGACGAGTGGAACCCCTTCATGCGAATCGCTGGGCGGGCGAACGTCGGCGCGACACTCGTCGTCCACCTCAGACCACCTGGTGGACGCGAGTCCGTGTTCGAACCGGACGTGACGAAGTGCGAGAAGCATCGAGAGTTCCGATGGCTCGGCCACCTGTTCGTGCCCGGACTCTTCGACGGCGAACACCAGTTCCGCCTCGAACCACTCGACGGCGGGACGAAAACCCGCTTCGTCCACGCCGAGACGTTCTCCGGAATCCTCGCGGGCCTCGTCTTGCGGTTCATCGGCGACAAGACGAAGGCAGGATTCGAGGCGATGAACGAAGCGTTGAAGGTCCGTGTGGAGAGTCTCGTCGCCGCAGAGGAGCGAGAAGAAGCAGAGTCGGCGTAA
- a CDS encoding carbohydrate ABC transporter permease, with the protein MSGDENGVFVRGVRHAIEYPNLTYRLLFYPLVGFVCLVFLFPLYWLIVLSVTPDAAVAELGVLPTEVTLNNYLVVLFGTSFLRHLFNGLVIAGGTTVFVVFVGSLAGYAFGRLDFPGRRLVMLFTLGLAYVPPVAFFLPVYRLLTGNVSVSLGTIAVSSPNLYNTPFSVGLPLSALTMPLAIFILTAFFRQIPDTLEDAARVEGATRLGALVRVVMPLSKPGIATAGVFTFIQVYNEFFYSFLMTDGDASSWAPLIWALYELRLSLAVFGAAGSILGLLPVVVILLLANERFIESAEAGVATRLE; encoded by the coding sequence ATGTCCGGTGACGAGAACGGTGTGTTCGTTCGCGGTGTGCGCCACGCAATCGAGTATCCGAACCTCACGTACCGATTACTGTTCTACCCGCTCGTCGGGTTCGTCTGTCTCGTGTTTCTGTTTCCCCTGTACTGGCTCATCGTCCTCTCGGTCACGCCGGACGCCGCAGTTGCCGAACTCGGCGTCTTGCCAACCGAGGTGACACTGAACAACTACCTCGTCGTCCTCTTCGGAACGTCCTTCCTCAGGCACCTGTTCAACGGCCTCGTCATCGCCGGTGGGACGACAGTCTTCGTCGTCTTCGTCGGGAGTCTCGCAGGGTACGCCTTCGGGAGACTCGACTTCCCCGGACGGCGACTCGTGATGTTGTTCACGCTCGGGCTGGCGTACGTGCCGCCGGTCGCGTTCTTCTTGCCAGTCTATCGCCTCTTGACGGGGAACGTCTCGGTGTCACTCGGCACTATCGCCGTCTCCAGTCCAAACCTCTACAACACTCCCTTTTCGGTGGGACTCCCGCTGAGTGCGTTGACGATGCCACTCGCCATCTTCATCCTCACTGCCTTCTTTCGGCAGATTCCAGACACACTGGAAGACGCCGCGCGAGTCGAAGGAGCGACCCGACTCGGCGCGCTCGTTCGGGTGGTGATGCCGTTATCGAAGCCCGGCATCGCAACCGCGGGCGTCTTTACGTTCATTCAGGTGTACAACGAGTTCTTCTACTCGTTTCTCATGACCGACGGCGACGCGTCGAGTTGGGCACCGCTCATCTGGGCGCTGTACGAACTGCGCCTCTCGCTGGCAGTCTTCGGTGCCGCGGGTTCCATACTCGGGTTGCTTCCGGTCGTAGTGATACTTCTCCTCGCAAACGAACGGTTCATCGAGAGCGCAGAAGCAGGGGTTGCGACGAGGCTCGAGTGA
- a CDS encoding twin-arginine translocase subunit TatC — MADEERDAESSPPDETHVSDDAGDTDSVSRGDDSDGEPTSEESHEGDSGGDDAQTATTEPVYGRVTPREETVSDEPVDANENEASDAESDDAGDEEVDTADDIFDDDFEDDPDAPFEEDKHFSHVPEGTYDDDADGDAESEDGGDRDEDIDGGPDESTDGEDAPVATSDSTGAIDADTAPGGDDLLDDDIAGSAPESDQEMPLTDHIEEMIRRLAVVFGVAGLITLTLFPGADILNAYVNTGLPSATDVINFLWNTHIPAADAIADRRPRLYGPLELILTKLKVAGLAGTVIGLPVFVYETYLFMRPGLYPKERKYYLAAVPTSLILALIGVTFAHFVVLPAIFAYFTSYTEGTAVIAFGLKETFNLILILMGYMAIVFQIPLFVELAIMMKLVTREWLENRRLLFWGAFLGLAFLVSPDPTGMAPIIIAATMITLFEGTLAVLRWTGN, encoded by the coding sequence ATGGCGGACGAGGAGCGCGACGCGGAGTCATCTCCACCCGACGAGACGCACGTCTCGGACGACGCGGGTGACACCGATTCGGTCTCGCGCGGTGACGACTCCGACGGCGAACCTACCAGTGAGGAGTCTCACGAAGGCGATTCCGGCGGCGACGACGCGCAGACGGCGACGACAGAACCCGTGTACGGTCGCGTGACGCCACGCGAAGAAACCGTCTCCGACGAACCTGTCGATGCCAACGAGAACGAGGCGTCGGACGCGGAATCCGACGACGCTGGCGACGAGGAAGTCGACACGGCTGACGATATCTTCGACGACGACTTCGAAGACGACCCTGACGCTCCGTTCGAGGAGGACAAACACTTCTCGCACGTCCCGGAAGGCACGTACGACGACGATGCGGACGGAGACGCCGAGTCCGAAGACGGCGGTGACCGCGACGAAGATATCGACGGTGGCCCCGACGAAAGTACCGACGGAGAAGACGCCCCCGTCGCCACGAGCGACTCGACTGGCGCTATCGACGCCGACACGGCACCCGGTGGCGACGACCTGCTAGACGACGACATCGCCGGTAGCGCGCCCGAAAGCGACCAGGAGATGCCGCTGACCGACCACATCGAGGAGATGATTCGTCGGTTGGCCGTCGTCTTCGGCGTCGCTGGCCTCATCACGCTCACTCTCTTCCCCGGTGCCGACATCCTCAACGCGTACGTGAACACGGGACTTCCGAGTGCGACGGACGTCATCAACTTCCTCTGGAACACGCACATCCCGGCGGCCGACGCGATTGCCGACCGTCGTCCGCGCCTCTACGGCCCGCTCGAACTCATCTTGACGAAACTCAAAGTCGCCGGCCTCGCCGGGACGGTCATCGGGCTTCCGGTGTTCGTCTACGAGACGTACCTGTTCATGCGCCCCGGCCTGTACCCCAAAGAGCGCAAGTACTACCTCGCGGCGGTGCCGACGAGTCTCATCCTCGCGCTCATCGGCGTCACCTTCGCTCACTTCGTGGTCCTGCCGGCCATCTTCGCGTACTTCACCTCGTACACCGAAGGGACGGCAGTCATCGCGTTCGGCCTCAAAGAGACGTTCAACCTCATCCTCATCTTGATGGGCTACATGGCCATCGTCTTCCAGATTCCACTGTTCGTGGAGTTGGCCATCATGATGAAACTGGTCACGCGCGAGTGGCTTGAGAACCGCCGCCTGCTGTTCTGGGGCGCGTTCCTCGGCCTCGCGTTCCTCGTCAGCCCCGACCCGACGGGGATGGCACCCATCATCATCGCGGCGACGATGATTACCCTCTTCGAGGGGACACTCGCCGTGTTGCGGTGGACTGGGAACTGA
- the tatC gene encoding twin-arginine translocase subunit TatC, which translates to MSSALDEDTQETLAAGRETAGAMLRAAQKDLQKVFIVFLVGFLGSFYALRLYIWDFFKGVTVAQMDASVEGVLEIIAQTPFDVILLQAKIGLVVGILMAIPPFIYYARDALKARGAWPQAPIALWKLALILVTMVVLFAAGVAYGYFVFFPFTFAFLAQNADAAGFAPTYSIVKWAQFIFLLTLSFGLASQLPLAMTGLSYAEIVPYETFRDKWRHAVVGIFAFGALFTPPDPFTQIMWAVPVISLYGFSLYLAKVVVTAKRGSAKMDIKATATAHWNVLAGTGVVAGLLVYAFYEYGGLALANAGLDAVGSDYAFLVPGSQAVLGAFVVAGGLVGVVLGVAYFVYRDIERLERTEVGVGDPSKLDLGALDVDGIRAAPPEAFADLDEDEAMGLASTAIDDGDTEKAQAILDRFDEAEADREAAAEASDDQPDELEDRATRAGGAFFDELTGGETDEDDIGGYYKDIAFIVDSLTSRAFWLVGWFMAVLAITFGWLYTGGIKEVYDDFLRRLPDAVTPDDVLNVVALHPMEALIFEVKFSTILAALATIPLLAFFAWPALRERNVVRQRRRTVFLWTGALAGGLLGGFALGYSYVAPTVITFLVEDAIAANMIIAYRITNFFWLIFFTTAGIGLLADVPILMVLLNTAGITYDTMRSRWREVTVLILALSAIFTPASITTMFMVTIPLMAAYGIGLGVLFVITFGGRRNLAPARGAAE; encoded by the coding sequence ATGTCCAGCGCCCTCGACGAGGACACCCAAGAGACACTCGCGGCAGGCCGTGAAACCGCGGGCGCGATGCTCCGAGCGGCGCAAAAAGACCTCCAGAAGGTCTTCATCGTGTTCCTCGTCGGGTTCCTCGGGTCGTTCTACGCCCTCAGACTCTACATCTGGGACTTCTTCAAAGGCGTCACCGTCGCACAGATGGACGCCTCCGTCGAAGGCGTCCTCGAGATTATCGCTCAGACGCCCTTCGACGTCATCCTCCTCCAAGCGAAAATCGGTCTCGTCGTCGGGATACTCATGGCTATCCCACCGTTCATCTACTACGCGCGAGACGCGCTGAAAGCGCGCGGTGCGTGGCCACAGGCACCGATTGCACTGTGGAAACTGGCGCTCATCTTGGTCACGATGGTGGTGTTGTTCGCCGCCGGCGTCGCCTACGGATACTTCGTCTTCTTCCCGTTCACCTTCGCGTTCCTCGCGCAGAACGCAGACGCCGCCGGGTTCGCGCCGACGTACTCCATCGTGAAGTGGGCACAGTTCATCTTCCTGCTCACGCTCTCGTTCGGTCTCGCAAGCCAACTTCCGCTGGCGATGACCGGTCTCTCGTACGCGGAAATCGTCCCGTACGAGACGTTCCGAGACAAGTGGCGTCACGCTGTGGTCGGTATCTTCGCGTTCGGTGCGCTGTTCACCCCGCCGGACCCGTTCACGCAGATTATGTGGGCCGTACCGGTCATCTCGCTGTACGGGTTCAGTCTCTACCTCGCAAAGGTGGTCGTCACGGCCAAGCGCGGCAGCGCGAAGATGGATATCAAGGCCACGGCGACGGCCCACTGGAACGTCCTCGCGGGAACCGGCGTCGTCGCCGGACTGCTCGTCTACGCCTTCTACGAGTACGGCGGTCTCGCACTGGCGAACGCCGGCCTCGACGCCGTCGGCAGCGACTACGCCTTCCTCGTACCCGGGTCGCAGGCCGTCCTCGGCGCGTTCGTCGTCGCCGGTGGACTCGTCGGCGTCGTCCTCGGCGTCGCGTACTTCGTCTACCGGGACATCGAACGCCTCGAACGAACCGAAGTGGGCGTCGGCGACCCGTCGAAACTCGACCTCGGTGCACTCGACGTAGACGGCATCCGCGCCGCCCCGCCAGAGGCGTTCGCCGACCTCGACGAAGACGAAGCGATGGGCCTCGCGTCCACCGCAATCGACGACGGCGATACGGAGAAAGCACAGGCAATCCTCGACCGCTTCGACGAGGCAGAGGCGGACCGCGAGGCCGCCGCCGAAGCGAGCGACGACCAACCCGACGAACTCGAAGACCGGGCGACTCGCGCCGGCGGCGCGTTCTTCGACGAACTCACCGGCGGTGAGACGGACGAAGACGACATCGGTGGCTACTACAAAGATATCGCGTTCATCGTGGACTCGCTCACCTCACGGGCGTTCTGGCTCGTCGGGTGGTTCATGGCCGTGCTCGCGATTACGTTCGGGTGGCTCTACACTGGCGGTATCAAGGAAGTGTACGACGACTTCCTCCGTCGGTTGCCCGACGCAGTGACACCCGACGACGTGCTGAACGTCGTCGCCCTCCACCCGATGGAGGCGCTCATCTTCGAGGTGAAGTTCTCGACTATCTTGGCCGCCCTCGCGACGATTCCGCTCCTCGCGTTCTTCGCGTGGCCCGCACTCCGCGAACGGAACGTCGTTCGACAGCGTCGTCGGACTGTGTTCCTGTGGACCGGCGCACTCGCCGGTGGTCTCCTCGGTGGATTCGCACTCGGGTACAGTTACGTCGCCCCGACGGTCATCACGTTCCTCGTCGAGGATGCCATCGCGGCGAACATGATTATCGCCTACCGCATCACCAACTTCTTCTGGCTCATCTTCTTCACGACGGCCGGAATCGGCCTCCTCGCCGACGTACCCATCCTGATGGTGCTCCTCAACACGGCGGGTATCACCTACGACACGATGCGGAGTCGCTGGCGCGAGGTGACGGTGCTCATCCTCGCACTCTCTGCCATCTTCACGCCGGCGAGCATCACGACGATGTTCATGGTGACGATTCCACTGATGGCCGCCTACGGCATCGGACTCGGCGTCTTATTCGTGATAACGTTCGGCGGCCGACGCAACCTCGCACCCGCTCGCGGGGCCGCAGAATAG
- a CDS encoding ribbon-helix-helix domain-containing protein: MAKISVEIPDELLADLDEHVGDDKKFVNRSDAVRSSIRKNLDILDEIDKRHNRLVDDE; encoded by the coding sequence ATGGCCAAGATTAGTGTCGAGATTCCCGACGAACTGCTCGCCGACTTAGACGAGCACGTCGGCGACGACAAGAAGTTCGTGAATCGGAGCGACGCAGTCCGCTCGTCGATTCGCAAGAATTTGGACATCCTCGACGAGATAGACAAACGACACAATCGACTGGTCGACGATGAGTGA
- a CDS encoding queuosine precursor transporter: MSEGHSNVGQVVLVGLFVTALATAQLTASKLLAIPVPSALGELPLVGATIILPGAALAYALTFFASDCYSELYGRRPAQVMVNVGFAMNFVLLGLVWSTIAAPAANPEFAANFADVLASGTNIVAGSLLAYLVSQNWDVIVFHGIRDLTDGAFLWLRNIVSTATSQAIDTVIFVGVAFYVAPTVLGIGQALPRNVLVGLIAGQYLLKLLIAIIDTPLVYGVVALFGSESSSSDDGWVAD; encoded by the coding sequence ATGAGTGAGGGGCACTCGAACGTCGGCCAAGTCGTCCTCGTCGGCCTGTTCGTCACCGCGCTGGCGACGGCGCAGTTGACGGCGTCGAAGTTGCTGGCGATTCCGGTCCCGTCCGCACTTGGCGAACTCCCACTCGTCGGCGCGACGATTATTCTCCCGGGCGCAGCGCTGGCGTACGCACTCACCTTCTTCGCGTCTGACTGTTACTCCGAACTGTACGGCCGGCGTCCAGCGCAGGTAATGGTGAACGTCGGGTTCGCGATGAACTTCGTCCTGCTCGGACTCGTCTGGAGTACCATCGCCGCACCCGCAGCGAACCCCGAATTCGCGGCCAATTTCGCAGACGTGCTCGCCTCGGGGACAAACATCGTCGCCGGCAGTCTCCTCGCCTACCTCGTGAGTCAGAACTGGGACGTCATCGTCTTCCACGGCATCCGCGACCTGACCGACGGCGCGTTCCTCTGGCTTCGCAACATCGTCTCGACGGCGACGAGTCAGGCTATCGACACGGTCATCTTCGTCGGCGTCGCGTTCTACGTCGCACCGACGGTGCTCGGCATCGGGCAAGCACTGCCACGGAACGTCCTCGTCGGACTCATCGCCGGACAGTACCTGTTGAAGCTTCTTATCGCGATTATCGATACCCCGCTCGTCTACGGCGTCGTCGCACTCTTCGGGAGCGAATCCTCGTCGTCCGACGACGGGTGGGTCGCCGACTGA
- a CDS encoding 23S rRNA (uridine(2552)-2'-O)-methyltransferase has protein sequence MARKDHYYNKAKQEGYRARSAYKLKQLDEEVGLFGPGNTVVDLGAAPGGWLQVASERVKANGKVVGVDLQRIRSLDLDNVETIRGDMTEDETKEKLTAIIGERGADAVVSDMAPNMTGEYSLDHARSVYLARQAFEVAQELLATGGDFAVKVFDGQDLADFRADMEKEFQYVRSIRPKASRDSSSEQYLVGKHFLTAPVRKGDELDVEIVDVGSEGDGIAKVEDFTVFVSGVDAGDTPRVRITDVKPRFAFAEPLDD, from the coding sequence ATGGCGCGCAAAGACCACTACTACAACAAGGCCAAACAGGAGGGCTACCGCGCCCGTTCGGCCTACAAACTGAAACAACTCGACGAGGAAGTCGGGTTGTTCGGCCCCGGGAACACGGTGGTCGACCTCGGTGCCGCCCCCGGTGGGTGGCTACAGGTCGCCTCCGAGCGAGTCAAAGCCAACGGCAAAGTCGTCGGTGTCGACCTCCAGCGAATCCGCAGCCTCGACCTCGACAACGTCGAGACCATCCGCGGCGACATGACCGAAGACGAGACGAAGGAGAAACTGACCGCGATAATCGGTGAACGCGGCGCAGACGCTGTCGTCTCGGACATGGCACCGAACATGACCGGCGAGTACTCGCTGGACCACGCTCGGTCCGTCTACCTCGCTCGACAGGCGTTCGAAGTCGCACAGGAACTCCTCGCCACTGGCGGGGACTTCGCCGTCAAGGTGTTCGACGGACAGGACCTCGCGGACTTCCGCGCCGACATGGAAAAAGAGTTCCAGTACGTGCGGTCGATTCGCCCGAAGGCGTCGCGCGACAGTTCGTCAGAGCAGTACCTCGTCGGCAAGCACTTCCTCACCGCCCCGGTCCGCAAAGGCGACGAACTCGACGTGGAAATCGTCGACGTCGGCAGCGAAGGCGACGGTATCGCCAAGGTGGAAGACTTCACCGTATTCGTCTCGGGCGTCGACGCTGGCGACACGCCGCGCGTCCGCATCACTGACGTGAAACCACGGTTCGCGTTCGCCGAACCGCTAGACGACTGA
- a CDS encoding arsenate-mycothiol transferase ArsC, with the protein MARNEQTRVAFVCVQNAGRSQMATAFARRERDERGVGEEIDIVTGGTDPADHVHDEVVEVMGEKGFELAGNTPRAISQDEIMDVDIVITMGCSAEGICPMTWRGDARDWDLDDPDGRPFDEVREIRDDIEARVSALFDELVGEA; encoded by the coding sequence ATGGCCCGAAACGAGCAGACTCGTGTCGCGTTCGTCTGTGTCCAGAACGCCGGTCGAAGCCAGATGGCGACGGCGTTCGCCCGACGCGAACGCGACGAACGCGGCGTCGGCGAGGAAATCGACATCGTCACGGGCGGTACCGACCCCGCAGACCACGTCCACGACGAAGTGGTCGAGGTGATGGGAGAGAAGGGATTCGAACTAGCGGGGAATACACCGCGCGCCATCAGTCAAGACGAGATTATGGACGTGGATATCGTCATCACGATGGGCTGTTCGGCGGAGGGCATCTGTCCTATGACGTGGCGCGGCGACGCCCGTGACTGGGACCTCGACGACCCCGACGGCCGACCGTTCGACGAAGTTCGCGAGATTCGCGACGACATCGAGGCCCGCGTCTCGGCACTGTTCGACGAACTCGTGGGTGAGGCCTGA